The Bosea sp. AS-1 region TCCAGCGTCCCGCAGCCGGATGGCGCCTGGCTTTATTATTCGCGTTACCGCAAGGGCGCCGAGCATCCGCTGATCTGCCGTCGTCCTCGCGACGGGCAGGACAGCGGCAAGGGAAAAGGCCGCGAGCGGATCATGCTCGACGCCGACGCCCTGGCCGAGGGGAAGGATTTCTTCGACCTCGGCGACACCGCCCACAGTCCCAATCACCGTCTTCTCGCCTGGAGCGCGGACGAGGCTGGATCGGAGCTGCACAAGATCCGCGTCCGCGATCTCGAAACCGGTGAAGATCTCGCCGACGAGGTTAACGACACGACCGGCGAGATCGTCTGGGCGAGCGATTCCCGCTCCTTCTTCTATGTCGCGCTCGATGCCGATCACCGGCCGTCACGCGTGCTGCGCCACCGCCTCGGCACCACGACCGAGACGGACGAGCTGCTGCATGACGAAGCCGATGCCGGGATGTTCGTCGATATCGACAAGACCCAGTCCGGCCGCTTCCTGCTGATCTCGATCAGCGACCACGAGACCTCCGAGATCCGGCTGCTCGACCTCAATGCCGCAGGGGCCACGCTTCAGCTCCTGGCCGCACGCCAGCCCGGGCGCCAATACAGCGTCGAGCATCATGCCGGCGACTTCCTGATCCTGACCAATGCCGAAGGGGCGGAAGACTTCAAGATCGTGACGGCTCCGCTCGACGATCCGGCTCCGGAGCGATGGCGCGACCTCGTTCCCCACAAGCAGGGCCGGCTGATCCTCGACCATGTCTGCCTCAAGGGCCGGCTGATCCGACTGGAGCGCGAAGAAGGCCTGCCACGCATTGTGATCCGTGATCTCGCGAGCGGCACGGAAAGCAGTATCGCCTTCGACGAGGAGGCCTATGGGCTCGGCATGGATGCCGGCTACGAGTTCGACACGAACACGCTGCGTTTCCTCTACGCCTCGATGGCGCGTCCGACCGAAACCTATGATTACGACCTCGCGACCGGCGCGCGCACCTTGTTGAAGCGGCAGGAGGTGCCGTCCGGCCATGACCCCGCCGCCTACAAGGTCCGGCGCATCTTCGCCACCGCGAAGGACGGCGAGCGCGTGCCGATCTCGATCCTGCATCGGGCCGATCTGAAACTCGACGGCAGCGCGCCCTGCCTGCTCTACGGCTACGGCTCGTATGGCTCCGCGATGTCGGCCGCTTTTCGGACACGGCCGCTCAGCCTGGTCGACCGCGGCTTCGTCTATGCCATCGCCCATATTCGCGGCGGCACCGACAAGGGCTGGCGCTGGTATCTCGACGGCAAGCGTGAAAAGAAGCGCAACAGCTTCACCGACTTCATCGCTGCCGCGGAAGCACTTGCCGATGCGGGCTTCACCAGCCGTGGACGGATCGTCGCGGAGGGCGGCAGCGCGGGCGGCATGCTGATGGGCGCGGTCGCCAACATGGCGCCGGAACTGTTCGCCGGCATCGTCGCCGAGGTGCCCTTCGTCGACGTGCTCAACACCATCCTCGACGACACCTTGCCGCTGACGCCGCCGGAATGGCCCGAATGGGGCGACCCGATCCGCGACGTCAAAGCCTTCGAGACGATCCGCAGCTACTCGCCTTACGACAACGTCACGGCGCAGGACTATCCGCCGATCCTGGCGATGGGCGGCCTGACCGATCCGCGCGTGACCTATTGGGAGCCGGCGAAGTGGGTGGCGCGGCTGCGCGCGACCATGACCGGCGGCGGGCCGATCCTGCTCCATACCAATATGGAAGCGGGCCACGGCGGCGCGGCCGGACGCTTCGATTCCCTGAAGGAGACGGCGCTGGCCTACGCCTTTGCGGTCAAGGCCGTGAGCGAAGGCTGGCCGGCGGCAAAGACAGGTATATAAGCTTGAGACTCGGCGTCAGGCGCCGAGCCGGCTCTTCTCGCTGGCGAGATAGACCTTAAGCTCGTCCATCGAAGCGAAGCTGTACTCGCCGTCAGGCGTGCGGGCGCGGATCGAACCATCGGCATAGATGGTGAAATGGGTCTCGCCCACCTGATAGGCGCCGACGATGCCCTCCTCCGAGGCTGCCGGCTCCTGCGCTGCGGGCTGGGGTGCGGCGGGAGCAGCCGCCTCTGTCAGCTCGTCATCCTGCGCCTCTTCCGGCTCGTCCCGTTCGGCCTCGCCTACGGGCGCGGCCTCGTCTGCAGCATCATTGAGGCTTTCCTCGTGAGCTGCCCCTTCATGCAAGGGCTCCGGCTCCTCCGGCTCGGCAGCAGCAATGTCCTGCGGTCCCGTGCGCGGCGGCCAGACCGGCACCGGCGGCTCCTTCGCAGCTTCGAAGGCAGCGGGCGGCGCGTCGAATGACGGCTCCCGGCGCTCGTTCGAGGGCACAATCCAGGCCTCCGCCTCGGCGAAGGGATCCTCCTCGGATGCCAGCGAAGGCTCGATGCGGCCCGCGGGGCGATGCAACCCGCCCAGCTGGTTGGTCAGGCTCTCGCGCAGCGCCGCAAACTCGTCTCGCTCGGCGCTCCCCTTGGCAGAGGGCTGTTCTTCCGTGTCTATCGCATCGTGTTCGAAGTGGACTTCGTCGGAATCGACATCCGGCGCGGCCGGCTCCGCCTCTTCGTCGCGGTGGACGGGAGCTTCGTGCTGATCCGCCGCGTGCGTCCTGGCAGCGACGATCTCGGCCGGATCATGGCTTTCCTCGTCGCCTGCAACCGTATGGTCGGGTGCCTCCGCAACCGTCTCGACCATCTCCGTGTCGAACATGTCCGCCACGGCCTCGTCGCGTGCGGGCTCGAGCGGCTCGTCCCGATGCTCCTTGTCCTCCTCGGGCGGGACAAGTTGGTCGGCGACGAGAGCTCCAAAGAGATCCCGCCCGAGCGTGTCGGAATCCGCATGGGCGGGCTCGGATTTCTCCGCAGCCGTCACCGCTATCGCAGCAGCGCCAATGCCGATGGCGCCGGCGCCGACAGCCGCAGCTCCAACCGGCCAGGACGCGGGTGCCTCGCCCACCGATCCCGTCTCACGCGGCACGGCAGACACGGCTGGGGTAACCACCTCGATCGGAGCCGGGTTGGACGCGCGCGCCTCGGCGGCCTCCGCCAACTCTGTCCTGAGCGTCTTGATCTGCTTCAGGACCCAGGCGAGCGACAGCATGATGAGACCGCCCGTCGCGGCGATCGAGCCGATGATGACCTCGGTGAAGCCACGCTCCAGCACCAGGTAGGGCCAGCCATCATAGATGGCATAGAGACCACCACCGAAAAGCACGAGGCCGAGAAGAGAGAAAATCGCGATCAATGCGGCATCCTTGATGCAGGCCTGCGTCGCCCCGCAAGCGGGCGTGTGCGTGCCAATATCTAACGTATTGAATAAGAGAGAGTTTCCAATGACCCCAGGCTTAAGGAGAGGAATCTGGCCCGATTATGGCCGCCTGTCGAGGAGACATGGGCTTTTCGCAGTCTTGGCGGTTGTCGAGGCGCGCGCGGACGCTTAACTATCCAGGCGGAGCGGCCGGGTTGTCATGGCCCCGCCTCCGAATGGCAAGCCATTCTGATTCAAGCCATTTCACAGCCCAAGGAGAGGCCTAATGTCCTTTACTCTTCCTGACCTTCCCTATGCTCATGACGCGCTCCAGCCCTTCATGTCGAAAGAGACGCTGGAATACCATCACGACAAGCATCACCTTGCCTATGTCAACAACCTGAACAATGCGATCAAGGGGACGGAATTCGAGGGCAAGCCGCTCGAGGAGATCGTCAAGGCCTCCTTCGGGAAGAACGCGGCGATCTTCAACAATGCCGGCCAGAACTACAACCACAACCATTTCTGGAAGTGGATGAAGCCGAATGGCGGCGGCAAGATCCCGGGCTCGCTCGAGAAGGCGATCGTCGACTCGTTCGGGTCGGTCGACAAGTTCAAGGAAGACTTCACCGCCGCCGGCGTCGGCCAGTTCGGCTCGGGCTGGGCCTGGCTCGAGGTCAAGGGCGGCAAGCTCGCCGTCAGCAAGACCCCGAACGGTGAGAACCCGCTGGTCCATGGCGGCACGCCGGTCCTCGGCGTCGACGTCTGGGAGCACTCCTACTACATCGACTATCGCAACCGCCGCCCCGACTACCTCAAGGCCTTCCTCGAGAGCCTGGTGAACTGGGAGTATGTGGCGGAGCTGTACGAGAAAGCCGCCAAGGGCTGATCTCGCCGATCGGAATCGAAACGGGGCCTTACGGCCCCGTTTTTTTGTGCGGAGTCGCCATCGCTTCAGACGGCGACGCTGCGCAGGAACTGATCCACCGTCGAATCGAGGCGCTGCGCCTGGGCCGCCACTTCGCCGGCCGCGCTGCGAACCTGCTCCGCCGAGCGGCCGGTCTCCTCGACGCTGTCGGCGAGCACGCTAAGGTCGCTCGACACGGACAAGGCCGACGAGCTCGCCATGGCGACACCGCTGGCGATCTCGCCGGTTGCAAGCGCTTGCTGCTCGATCGAGACGGCGACCGAATTGGCGAAGGTCTCGATCGCGTTCATCCGCACCGCGATGTTCTGGATCGCGCCGACGACCTGCCCCGTCGCCCCCTGAATGGCAGCAACCTGCGAGACGATACGGTCCGTCGCGTCGGCCGTCTGCGCGGCAAGCGACTTGACCTCGGAGGCGACGACCGCGAAGCCGCGCCCGGCCTCGCCGGCCCGTGCGGCCTCGATGGTGGCATTGAGCGCCAGAAGGTTGGTCTGCGCCGCGATGTCGCGAATGAGGTTCACCACCTCACCAATGGCTCGCGCCGTCTCGTCCAGCTCCTGGACCGAGCCGGCGGTATCGCGCGAGGCTGAAGCTGCCTCGACGATCTCGGTCCGGACGCGCCGGACCTGGAACTCGACCTCGCGGATCGCCGCCCCCATCTCCTCGGCCGCCTGAGCTGCACTCTCGACATTGCCGGAGGCGTCATGCGCGTTGTCGGCGGCGCGAGCGGCACGCTCGGAGGATTCCGCGGCGACGCGCGCCAGCCCGCCGGAGGCCTCCTGCATCTGGTCGGCATTGCTCTTGAAGGCTTCGAGCGCCATGCCGACCTCGTTGCGGAACATCGCGATGGCGCCGTCGACATTCTGCTGCCGGACCCGGCGTTCGGATTCGGACAGGTTCTGCTTCTCCTCCAGCGCGGCCCGTTCGGCCAGCCTGATCTTGAGCACGCCGAGCGCACGGGCGATGGCGCCGATCTCGTCGCGACGCTCCAGGGCATCGATCGGCGTGTCGAGATTGCCGTCGGAGATGCTGACGATGGCATTGGTCATGCCCCGCAGCGGCCGCATCGTACGCGACAGCGAGACCCAGAGCAGCGGCCCCAGCACGACGAGGACCGCCAGCCCGAGGCCGATGATGACGAACTGCTCCCAGGCGGCCCTCGCAACGAGCCGGGTCTTGTCGAAACGGGCGGCGACATAGCCGATCTGCTTGCCGGAAATGCGCACCGGCTGGATCTTGGTGATGCTGGCTCCGTCCTCGATTTCGATGGGACCGCCATCCAGAAGCTTCTTCCAGGGCTCCTGACCGATCGCCTGGGTCAGCACGCGCGGCGTGAGAGAGAGCCGGGCTTCCTCGCTGCGCCCGGCCGAGGCCAGCGAGACCAGATCATCGGCCACGATGGCCGCGTCGAAATCGGGATCGCGCCGCAGCGATTCCAGGATATTGGCCAGGATCAGATTGTCGCGCGACAGGATCGGCGAGGGCGCGGCGTTCGCGACCATCAGGGTGAGCGCGGTCGCCTTCTGGTCGAGATCGGCACGCGTGCGGCTGTCATTATAGCGCGCCACGGCCATCACGACGAAGATGATGGCGGCAGCGACGATGATCACGGCTGCCAGCGCGATCTGCCGGCTCAGGGAGCTCGGACCCTTCATCCGGGCTTCCGCCCGCTTGTCGCCAGCCGCCCCGGCCGCCCGCATCAACCATGCCATCGAGCGACTGCCCTTCGAACTCGGCGCGATCCCTCGACGAACGGCGCCCCACCACCCCCGCAAGAATGCGCGCGGCGGGTAAATAAATCGCTTGCAGCCGCGCGCGGCGGCCGCTCCTAGGCGGCAAGCTGCAGAAATCTCCGCAGCGGCAGGTCGCGCGGCGGCACAAAAGCGGCGATTGCCGCATGTTCGACGGGCCGGGTGGCGACGACCGGGTCGAGGCGGATCAGCTCGTCGTCGACAAATCCCGGATGGCACATCACCAGATGCGCCGGTCCGGGCGAAAGCAGGAAGCGGTCGAGATCGGCCCCGAAATCGCGCGCCGGATCGAAGGGAGCCACTCCGGAGAAGCCGCGATTGACTCGCAACTGCCGGCGCAGCGCGGCCGAGCGGAAGCCGCTCGCGAGCCCGGCGATGACCAACGCCTTGCCAACGGCGACGCCACGCCGACGGATCGCGGAAACCCTGTCGGCCGGATCGCGCACATAGACCGATCCCGCCGGATAGCGCCGTGCCAGCATCTCGAGCACCGCACGCCGCACGCCCGGCAGCACGTGGACATGCTGATGTCCGTCGACGAAATCCGGCGGCCGCCCCATCGCGTCCTCGAAGGCGTCCAGCTGGCGGCCGAACTCTCCGGCGATCTCGCGCCGAACGGTCGCGGACGCCGCCGCGGCCCGGGCCACCACTCCCAAGGCGGGGAATTCGCCACCAGGCGCAAGTCGCGGCAACGCGCCGAGCGGCGCAGCGCAGGTCAGGTTGAAATGCAGGCCGAGATCGGCGTGCTCCGCAAAAACGCCGAGTTCCGGTGCCAGTCTGGGCCAATGCGGCCGATTGGTCATCGCACCCGTGGCGGAGAGCTTGCCGCGCCCGAGAAGCTCCAGGATCGAGCGGCTGACACCTTCCGTCATGGCGAAATCGTCGGCGCAGAGGACGAAGCCGTTCGCCATGATGTTCGGTGTCCCTCTTCAGCCGCAGAAAGTCGTTACGCGACGGGCTTGTCGGCCGGCAAGCTTTACGGTTCTGTGCGTCGCGCGTCACCCTGTCGGCGGCGCCTTTCGAAAGGTCCTTCGTGTCGGACATCGCGTCCCAACCGGCCCAGCGTACGCCCCGGGCCTCCCGCTGGCCGGAGCTTTCCGTCGTCGTGCCCGTGCATAACGAGGCGGACAATCTGCGCCCGCTGGTCGAGCGGCTGCGGAACGTCCTGGCCAGCGAGGTCGCCTCGTGGGAAATCGTCTTCGTCGACGACGGCAGCCGCGACGACACGCTCAAGACCATCCGGGACCTCAACGCCGCCGATCCGCGGATCAGCGCCGTCTCCTTCAGCCGCAATTTCGGCAAGGAGATCGCGATCGCGGCCGGGCTCGACCATGCCTATGGCGATGCGGTCGTCATCATGGACGCCGATCTGCAGCATCCGCCGGAGGTCATCCCGGCCTTTCTGACGAAATGGCGCGAAGGCTATCTCAACGTCTACGGCCAGCGGACCGACCGCTCGGGCGAGAGTCCACTGAAGCGCAATTTCGCCAAGGCTTTCTACCGCATCTTCTCGCAATTCGGCGAAACCGACCTCCCGGAAGGAGCCGGCGATTTCCGCCTGCTCGACCGCAAGGCCGTCGATGCGCTGCGCGCCCTGCCGGAGCGGGCCCGCTTCTCGAAAGGGCTCTATGCCTGGGTCGGTTTCCGCTCCATCGGCGTGCCGTTCGAGGTCGCCGAGCGCGAACACGGCCAGTCGAAATTCCGCTATCGCAAGCTGTTTTCCTTCGCCTTCGACGGGCTTTCCTCCTTCTCGACCGTGCCGCTGAAGATCGCGACCTGGTCCGGCGCGATCATCGCCTGCATCGCGACATTGTCGGCGTTCTACTTCCTGCTCCGCACGCTGTTCTACGGCACGGACCTGCCCGGCTTCCCCTCGCTGATCGTCTCGATCATGTTCTTCTCCGGCATCCAGCTCGTCTCGCTGGGCATGATCGGCGAATATGTCGGGCGAATCTTCGCCGAGGTGAAGCGCCGGCCGCTCTACCTCATCGGCGAGCGCGTCGGCTTCGAGGCGCGCACCGTCGACCACCCACGCGGCGACGCCCTGCCGCCGCTGATCCGCTAGGCTTTCATGCTCAGAAACATCCTGTCGGTCGGCGGCTATACGCTGATCTCGCGCCTCACCGGCTTCGCGCGCGATATCATGCTCGCCGCCGTGCTCGGCGCCGGCGCGACGATGGACGCCTTCTCGGTGGCGTTGCGCCTGCCGAATCATTTCCGCGCCATCTTCGGCGAAGGCGCCTTCAACCAAGCCTATGTGCCGGCCTACGCCCATGTCGCCGAAAAGCAGGGGCAGGAGGTCGCGAATCTCTTCGCCGACCGGCTCTTCACCGTGCTGTTCCTGATCCAGGTCGTGCTGCTTGCCCTGGCGCTGCCGCTGATGCCCCAGTTGGTGACGCTGCTCGCGCCCGGCTTCAAGGAGGATCCGGCAGTCTTCGCGCTGGCGGTTTCGCTGACGCGCATCACCTTCCCCTACCTCCTCTTCGTCACGATGGTGACCTTCCTCGGCGCGACGCTGAATGCGGTCGACCGCTTCGCCGCCTTCGCTGCGGCGCCGATCCTGCTGAATGTCGGGATGATGGCGGCGCTGTCCGTCTCCTTCCTCTTCCCGAGCGCGGCCTATGCCGCTGCCTGGGGCGTCTCGATCTCGGGACTGGCGCAATGGCTCCTGCTCTATGTCGCCGCGCGGCGCGCCCGCGTCTCGAGCAAGCTGGTGCGGCCGCATATGGACGCTGGCGTCCGCCGCTTCCTCAAGGCCTTCGGGCCGGCGGTGATCGGCTCGGCTGGCGTCCAGATCGCGATCTTCGCCGACACGATCATCGCCTCCCTGCTGCCGCGCGGCGCTTATTCGGCGCTTTACTACGCGGAGCGCCTCTACCAGCTTCCGATCGGCCTGATCGGCATCGCCGTCGGCACGGTCGCGCTCTCGGCAATGAGCCGGTCGATCGCGCGCGGCGATGAGGCTGCCGCCAACCGGGCGCAGAACCGTGCGCTTGCCATCGCCTTCGTCGCCAGCGCGCCCTTCGTCGCCGCCTTCATCGCGGTACCCGAGCTGATCGTCGCGGGGCTGTTCCAACGCGGCGCCTTCGATGCCCAGGCCAGCCTGGCCTCCGGCACCGTGCTCTTCGCCTATGCGCTAGGCCTCCCGGCGATCGTGATGATGCGCTCGCAAATCTCTGCCTTCCAGGCGCGCGGGGACACCACCACGCCCATGCTGGTCGCGCTTGGCGCCATCGCCTGCAACCTGGCGCTCAAGCTCCTGCTCTGGCGGGACTGGGGCGCGCCGGGCCTGGCGCTGGCGACCGCGGCGGGCGCCTGGATCAACCTGCTGACGCTGTTCGTCCTCGGCCTGAAGCGCGGCTGGACCACGCCCGACCCGCGCCTGCCCGGCTTCTTCGCCATCGTCGGCTTCGCGGCGGCTGTAGCGGGGCTGTCCGCATGGTGGTTCGCACCGCTCGCCTTGCGCCTGACGTCCGCCCTGCCCTTCCAGCCGCTGCTCCTGGGCGTACTGACGCTGTCGATGGCGGCGGGAGTGCTCTATGCGGGCATCGCCGGCATCGGCCTGAAGGCGACCGGGCTGTTCAGGCTGGTGCGCTGAACTTCAACCGAGGAAGCGCCCTGCCCTGCCGAGCAGCGCAGCGGCTTCACCGACCATGCGCTCGACGATCTCGGCGGCAGCGGGCACATCGGCGATCAACCCCGCTGCCTCGCCGAAGATCACGGCCGCCTTGTCGGGATCGCCGGCCATGAAGGCCTCGCGATAGGCGGGGGCCTCGGTGGCGATGGCCGCTTTCAAGTCGTGGTCACGCCCGGCCCATGCTGCGATGAAGGCGTTGTTCGCGACGCGAATGTCGAAGGGCTTCGGCCAGTCGAGCTGGCGGGCGATGTCGGGCAATGAGGAGCGCACCGTCTGGTCGCCGGTCGCAGTAATGGCCGCGGCGTGGTGGCGCTGATGCACCAGCGCCTCGCGGCTCGCCCAGAACCGGGTCCCGACGAGGACACCGTCAGCGCCGAGCATCAGAGCGGCGGCGAGCCCACGCCCGTCAGCGATGCCGCCAGCGGCGAGAAGCAGCGTATCGGGACTTTCACGGGCGATCAGATCGGCCGCTTCCGGCACGAAAGGTAACGTCGCTCGGCTGGCGCCGTGGCCGCCGGCTTCCGTGCCCTGCGCGACGACGATCGCGGCACTGGCCTCGAACGCCAGCCGGACATGGTCCAGTGTCTGGCACTGGCAGATCAGCGGCACGCCCGCCGCGGCGATCTCGGCGGCGAAGGGGCGCGGATCGGCGAAGGAGAGCATCAGCGCGGCGGGCTCATGCGCAAGCGCCTGCGTCAGAAGCTCTGGCTTCCTCGCCATCGACCAGGTGATGAAGCCGCAGCCGACTTGCGTGTTGCCGGCGGCAGCGAATTGCTCGTCGAGCCAGGCGGCGTCGCCATAGCCGCCGCCGATCAGACCCAGCCCACCCGCCCGCGTCACGGCGGCGGCAAGCGCCCCGCCGCTCGCCAGCGCCATCGGCGCCGACAAGATCGGATGGGCGATGCCGAGCCGCTCGGTCAGCCGCGTGGCGAGGCGCGCCATGGCCGGTCCCGCAGCCTCAGGCGGCCTTGGCCTTGGTGTGGGCGAAGTCCATGTAAAGCTCGCGCGCCTTGCGGAAGAGCGGGCCGGGCTGGAGCGTGCGGTCGTCGATGCGCGTCACCGGCATGCACTTCGAGTAATTGCCGGAGATGAAGATCTCGTCGGCCTTCTCGAACTCCTCATAGCGCAGGCTGCATTCCTCGACGGTGACGCCGCTCTCGCGCAGCAGCTTGATGACGCGCTGGCGGGTGATGCCGTTGAGGAAGGTGCCGTTCGGGACCGGAGTCTTCACCACGCCATCCTTGGCAAGGAAGACGTTGGAGGTGCCGGTCTCGGCGACATGGCCGAGCATGTCGAGCACGAGCGCATTGTCAAAGCCGGCAGCCTTGGCGGCCTTCAGGATGCGGGCGTTGTTCGGGTAGAGGCAGCCAGCCTTGGAATCGGTCGGGGCGGTCTCGTAGGTCGGGCGGCGATAAAGGCCCTTGGTGACCGAAAAGCCGTTGCTCGGCTGCGGCATAGAGGCCTCGAACAGGCAAAGCGCGAACTGCGTCGAATCCGGATCGGGCATGATGGTCGAGGGGCCGTCGGCCTCACCCCAATACATCGGCTTGACGTAGATCGCGGTGCCGGGGGCGAACTTCTTCACGCCCTCATACATCTTCTCGACGATGAAATCCGGCGTCACCGTCGGATTCAGCCCCAACGCGGTCGCGGAGCGATTCACGCGGGCGGCATGCAGGTCGATATCGGGAGCGACGCCATCGAAGTAGCGACCGCCATCGAACACCGAGGACGCCTGCCAGAGCGCATGGCTACGCGGGCCGACGAGGCCGGGATTGCCCTCATGCCAGGCTCCGTCGAACCAGGTCCAGGTTTGAGAATACCATGCCATGGAGGCGCTCCGTCTTGGTCGGTTTTGCTAATTTGCACCGTCCTCCCGCCATCGCGCGCCGTCAACAGCAAGCGGCGCATGGCGCGATGACGGGATGTGATGGAAGCCATCGGGCAGGGTGATGGATCAGAAACCCAGGAACCGCGCCGCCGAGATCATCGCCATGCCGGTCAGTAGCGCGACGAGTTCGCTGCGGGTCACGAACATGGCACCGATGGCCGCGAGCAGCGCCACGCCCGCGGCAACGCCAAGCCGCTCGATCAGCGGCAGCACGGTGGCGACCACGATCGAGCCCGGCAGTGCCGCAAGGCCGCGCCGGACATGCGGCGTCAACGGCACGAAGCTCATCAGGACGACGCCGGCCAGCCGGCAGAGATAGGTCGCGACCGCCATGGCGCCGATCGCGATGAAGGCGCCCCAGGGACCGGGATCAGGCAGGGTCATCGCGGAACGCTCCCGTGACGGCCCCTGCGAGCGAGCCGGCGATGATGAAGGCGTAGCCGTCGACGAGCTTCGCCGTCAGCAGGGCGACGCAGCCCGCGACGGCCCAGGGCACCAGACCACGCCGACCGCGCCAGAGCGGCACGATCATCGCCGCGAAGAAGATCGGCATGACGAGGTCGATGCCATAGCGGCGCGGATCGGAGACCAGCGCGCCAAGCATGTAACCGGGCGCCGTGGCGATGATCCAGACGATCCACAAGGCAAGGCCTGCCCCGACCAGGACACCGAGATCGCGGCCGCCCTCGGATTGATAGCGCGTGCCGATCAGCCAGTTGGCATCGGTGAAGAAGAAGAGGTGGAAGGCGTTGACCGCCTTGGGATAGCGCGCGAACCAGGGCTGGAGCGACGCGCCCTGCAGGATCATCCGGGCGTTGACCGTCGCCGTGACGACCGCAAGCCCGGCGATCGCTCCCCAGCTCCATTCCGGCCGCCACAGCTCCATCGCCACGAGCTGCGAGACGCCGCCATAGACGAAGGCGCTCATCAGGAGGGTCTCGAGCAGGCTCATGCCCTTGGCCGACGCGGCCGCACCGAAGGCGACGGCAAAGACGATCACGCCCGGCATCAGGACGGAGACCCTGCGCAGACCGAGCCGCATGCCCTGAACGGTCAGGGGTGCGGCGCTTGCGGCTGGCGGCGGTTCGGCGTGGTTCGGCTGCATAGCTTCTTCCAAAGGCCGAAGGCGTCTGCCGTCAACGCATGCCGGCTGCGCCCGTGCATGTGTTTCATGCAAAGCGGATTCCATCAGCCCATGCATTAGGCTGGGCAGATGCATTGGCTCCGTTCCATCGCAGCAACCGCGCCGAGCTACCCGG contains the following coding sequences:
- a CDS encoding superoxide dismutase yields the protein MSFTLPDLPYAHDALQPFMSKETLEYHHDKHHLAYVNNLNNAIKGTEFEGKPLEEIVKASFGKNAAIFNNAGQNYNHNHFWKWMKPNGGGKIPGSLEKAIVDSFGSVDKFKEDFTAAGVGQFGSGWAWLEVKGGKLAVSKTPNGENPLVHGGTPVLGVDVWEHSYYIDYRNRRPDYLKAFLESLVNWEYVAELYEKAAKG
- the murJ gene encoding murein biosynthesis integral membrane protein MurJ; translation: MLRNILSVGGYTLISRLTGFARDIMLAAVLGAGATMDAFSVALRLPNHFRAIFGEGAFNQAYVPAYAHVAEKQGQEVANLFADRLFTVLFLIQVVLLALALPLMPQLVTLLAPGFKEDPAVFALAVSLTRITFPYLLFVTMVTFLGATLNAVDRFAAFAAAPILLNVGMMAALSVSFLFPSAAYAAAWGVSISGLAQWLLLYVAARRARVSSKLVRPHMDAGVRRFLKAFGPAVIGSAGVQIAIFADTIIASLLPRGAYSALYYAERLYQLPIGLIGIAVGTVALSAMSRSIARGDEAAANRAQNRALAIAFVASAPFVAAFIAVPELIVAGLFQRGAFDAQASLASGTVLFAYALGLPAIVMMRSQISAFQARGDTTTPMLVALGAIACNLALKLLLWRDWGAPGLALATAAGAWINLLTLFVLGLKRGWTTPDPRLPGFFAIVGFAAAVAGLSAWWFAPLALRLTSALPFQPLLLGVLTLSMAAGVLYAGIAGIGLKATGLFRLVR
- a CDS encoding glycosyltransferase family 2 protein — protein: MSDIASQPAQRTPRASRWPELSVVVPVHNEADNLRPLVERLRNVLASEVASWEIVFVDDGSRDDTLKTIRDLNAADPRISAVSFSRNFGKEIAIAAGLDHAYGDAVVIMDADLQHPPEVIPAFLTKWREGYLNVYGQRTDRSGESPLKRNFAKAFYRIFSQFGETDLPEGAGDFRLLDRKAVDALRALPERARFSKGLYAWVGFRSIGVPFEVAEREHGQSKFRYRKLFSFAFDGLSSFSTVPLKIATWSGAIIACIATLSAFYFLLRTLFYGTDLPGFPSLIVSIMFFSGIQLVSLGMIGEYVGRIFAEVKRRPLYLIGERVGFEARTVDHPRGDALPPLIR
- a CDS encoding ChbG/HpnK family deacetylase, with protein sequence MANGFVLCADDFAMTEGVSRSILELLGRGKLSATGAMTNRPHWPRLAPELGVFAEHADLGLHFNLTCAAPLGALPRLAPGGEFPALGVVARAAAASATVRREIAGEFGRQLDAFEDAMGRPPDFVDGHQHVHVLPGVRRAVLEMLARRYPAGSVYVRDPADRVSAIRRRGVAVGKALVIAGLASGFRSAALRRQLRVNRGFSGVAPFDPARDFGADLDRFLLSPGPAHLVMCHPGFVDDELIRLDPVVATRPVEHAAIAAFVPPRDLPLRRFLQLAA
- a CDS encoding HAMP domain-containing methyl-accepting chemotaxis protein, with product MKGPSSLSRQIALAAVIIVAAAIIFVVMAVARYNDSRTRADLDQKATALTLMVANAAPSPILSRDNLILANILESLRRDPDFDAAIVADDLVSLASAGRSEEARLSLTPRVLTQAIGQEPWKKLLDGGPIEIEDGASITKIQPVRISGKQIGYVAARFDKTRLVARAAWEQFVIIGLGLAVLVVLGPLLWVSLSRTMRPLRGMTNAIVSISDGNLDTPIDALERRDEIGAIARALGVLKIRLAERAALEEKQNLSESERRVRQQNVDGAIAMFRNEVGMALEAFKSNADQMQEASGGLARVAAESSERAARAADNAHDASGNVESAAQAAEEMGAAIREVEFQVRRVRTEIVEAASASRDTAGSVQELDETARAIGEVVNLIRDIAAQTNLLALNATIEAARAGEAGRGFAVVASEVKSLAAQTADATDRIVSQVAAIQGATGQVVGAIQNIAVRMNAIETFANSVAVSIEQQALATGEIASGVAMASSSALSVSSDLSVLADSVEETGRSAEQVRSAAGEVAAQAQRLDSTVDQFLRSVAV
- a CDS encoding nitronate monooxygenase; this translates as MARLATRLTERLGIAHPILSAPMALASGGALAAAVTRAGGLGLIGGGYGDAAWLDEQFAAAGNTQVGCGFITWSMARKPELLTQALAHEPAALMLSFADPRPFAAEIAAAGVPLICQCQTLDHVRLAFEASAAIVVAQGTEAGGHGASRATLPFVPEAADLIARESPDTLLLAAGGIADGRGLAAALMLGADGVLVGTRFWASREALVHQRHHAAAITATGDQTVRSSLPDIARQLDWPKPFDIRVANNAFIAAWAGRDHDLKAAIATEAPAYREAFMAGDPDKAAVIFGEAAGLIADVPAAAEIVERMVGEAAALLGRAGRFLG
- a CDS encoding S9 family peptidase: MRPAPGRRDQSGTSRRSSRLPAPPRAAVRTKESVVHGVILRDDYDWLRAPNWKEVLREPDALPTDIRAYLDAENAYCKALMASTRGLQRDLVKEMRGRIKEDDSSVPQPDGAWLYYSRYRKGAEHPLICRRPRDGQDSGKGKGRERIMLDADALAEGKDFFDLGDTAHSPNHRLLAWSADEAGSELHKIRVRDLETGEDLADEVNDTTGEIVWASDSRSFFYVALDADHRPSRVLRHRLGTTTETDELLHDEADAGMFVDIDKTQSGRFLLISISDHETSEIRLLDLNAAGATLQLLAARQPGRQYSVEHHAGDFLILTNAEGAEDFKIVTAPLDDPAPERWRDLVPHKQGRLILDHVCLKGRLIRLEREEGLPRIVIRDLASGTESSIAFDEEAYGLGMDAGYEFDTNTLRFLYASMARPTETYDYDLATGARTLLKRQEVPSGHDPAAYKVRRIFATAKDGERVPISILHRADLKLDGSAPCLLYGYGSYGSAMSAAFRTRPLSLVDRGFVYAIAHIRGGTDKGWRWYLDGKREKKRNSFTDFIAAAEALADAGFTSRGRIVAEGGSAGGMLMGAVANMAPELFAGIVAEVPFVDVLNTILDDTLPLTPPEWPEWGDPIRDVKAFETIRSYSPYDNVTAQDYPPILAMGGLTDPRVTYWEPAKWVARLRATMTGGGPILLHTNMEAGHGGAAGRFDSLKETALAYAFAVKAVSEGWPAAKTGI